The following are encoded together in the Aciduricibacillus chroicocephali genome:
- a CDS encoding sporulation YhaL family protein: protein MIAGIPIWVFAAIGLIFFSGVMAFRAMRAERQLENQFIEKEGNIFIERMEAERAARSQHGHAGETQ, encoded by the coding sequence ATGATAGCAGGTATTCCAATATGGGTCTTTGCGGCGATCGGTTTAATTTTTTTCTCTGGTGTTATGGCCTTCCGAGCAATGCGTGCAGAACGGCAACTCGAAAATCAGTTTATTGAAAAAGAGGGCAATATCTTTATTGAACGAATGGAAGCAGAGCGGGCAGCACGCTCACAGCATGGACATGCCGGAGAAACACAATAG